In a single window of the Cupriavidus sp. P-10 genome:
- a CDS encoding TRAP transporter small permease subunit, which yields MYYLLGLSRQIDRLNQHTGRLANIMILLSCLISAGNALLRYGFNLSDNWPLELQWYMFAIAVMFGASYTFQRNEHVRVDLIYGNVSERAQHWIDIFGIVVFLLPSCILFTWLSWESLFLPSWRILEQSGNSGGLPRYPIKLVVPVGFALLTLQGVSELIKRFAALKGLVRIESKYERPVQ from the coding sequence ATGTATTACTTGCTTGGTCTGTCACGACAGATCGACAGGTTGAATCAGCACACGGGCAGGCTTGCAAACATCATGATCCTGCTGTCGTGCCTGATCAGCGCAGGCAACGCCCTTCTGCGCTATGGCTTCAACTTGAGCGATAACTGGCCGCTCGAACTGCAGTGGTACATGTTTGCCATTGCCGTGATGTTCGGCGCCTCCTACACCTTCCAGCGCAATGAGCACGTGCGCGTAGACCTGATCTACGGCAACGTCTCCGAACGCGCGCAGCACTGGATCGACATCTTCGGCATCGTGGTGTTCCTGCTGCCGTCGTGCATCCTGTTCACCTGGCTGTCGTGGGAATCGCTGTTCCTGCCCTCGTGGCGCATCCTCGAGCAATCGGGCAACTCCGGCGGCCTGCCGCGTTACCCGATCAAGCTGGTGGTGCCCGTCGGCTTCGCCCTGCTGACGCTGCAGGGTGTGTCCGAACTGATCAAGCGCTTCGCCGCCCTCAAGGGCCTGGTGCGCATCGAATCCAAGTACGAGAGGCCGGTTCAATGA